CCCACAAACTTTCTCGGTACAGTGAACTTTACGACATAGTATTCCGAATCAATGCGGAAAGCTTCCATGTTTGTCCCGAAATCAAGTAATTGTACCAGACTACGGGCTGCGTCCTCTTCCGGTGTCAATATTTTCTCCAGGCTGAAAGCTTCCAGCACAGCTTTATGAACTCCATCAATTGCACGGGCATAAATACGAGTCACCTTTTTCTGTTTCAACAAAGCTACTACCCGCACAGACGCACCGAAATTCTCGCCAATCGCGACAATCACTACATCCACACTATTCAGCGGAAGAACCGCTAAAGACTGTTCATCCGTCGCATCAATCACAAATGCAGTGGCAATCTTGTCTTTGATGCTGTCCACACGGCTCTCACTAATATCCGCACCAATAATCTCGTGTCCCAATGCAGACAATTCTTCGGCCAGCACATAGCCGTAATTTCCTAAACCGATAATAATATACTTCATATCTTTAGTTTATGATTATGTTATCACTCGGATAACGGTATTTTGTATTCTTTTTCTGTTTC
This portion of the Bacteroides acidifaciens genome encodes:
- a CDS encoding potassium channel family protein, whose translation is MKYIIIGLGNYGYVLAEELSALGHEIIGADISESRVDSIKDKIATAFVIDATDEQSLAVLPLNSVDVVIVAIGENFGASVRVVALLKQKKVTRIYARAIDGVHKAVLEAFSLEKILTPEEDAARSLVQLLDFGTNMEAFRIDSEYYVVKFTVPRKFVGYFVNELNLYEEFHLKLIGLKRADKVTNCLGISLTELHVKNELPENEKVEEGDELVCYGKYRDFQSFWKAI